In a genomic window of Deinococcus roseus:
- a CDS encoding vWA domain-containing protein, whose translation MTPFNRLHRAMALLGCLLLSMASAKTHVELILDASGSMYNKLPDGQSRIQAAKDVLNSFIGSLPEDPELNVGLRIYGAKTVAGTQGSCEDSELVLPIEGLNRAALQETVRKTTPKGATPIAFSLLKAAEDFSNDASKKLIVLVTDGQESCKGDLKAALDAFKKRGIDVDLRIVGIDLDERAVQSFQGLGTIENARSAGTLAAALGRAVETVARAEDRTYPITVQLTRDGQPDPGGSRVYLTNTVERTRKYDLRPTAQAGEYTATVPAGSYEATVESPGQERRVYSGINVNVGAENRFSFETRKLDNKVKLTLGSTTPLAGSKLEVQYSGAPELGEGWIALTTEDAAEGSYLNWEAAEGASGKVQFTVPEVIQAYVLRYHFPNPDGSLQTLGQSAPFTPRKAEVSVKVPAEVLSGQDFAVEWKGPANEGDYLTVVPENAPEGTYTQYFYAGPNAENQLPAPVEAGTFEVRYISGQGNTLASAPLKVKLDAYSVSGPSEAVAGSLITVGWKGGGANGDYVTVVRAGADDRAYTDYAYTKDKPDQKAELKTPVQPGEYEIRYNTERGKVYARAKLTLKAGTYGLTFPAEVIAGSNLTLQWTGPNNPGDYITIVPKSAQDGQYMKYAYTSSGNPLEVGTPGTPGDAEVRYMSESGNVVLYRKALKLTAAKYDLKFPASMQAGGHVSIQWTGPNNPGDYITIVPKNAQDGQYGVYAYTDQNPIVLQLPRTAGEYEIRYMNDQQGNIVVFRKPFTLTAPRATLKAPASVNAGAMFTLNWTGPAGDGDAIFIVKKGAPQDARDFGFDLTEGGQVEASAPETPGTYEIRYLTGEGQVLVSIPLIVK comes from the coding sequence ATGACCCCCTTCAACCGACTTCACCGGGCAATGGCTTTGCTGGGCTGTCTTCTGCTGTCCATGGCCAGTGCAAAAACCCATGTGGAACTGATTCTGGATGCCTCGGGCAGCATGTACAACAAACTCCCGGATGGCCAGAGCCGCATTCAGGCAGCCAAAGATGTGCTGAACAGTTTCATTGGCAGCCTGCCTGAAGACCCAGAACTGAATGTGGGATTGCGGATTTATGGAGCCAAAACCGTTGCTGGTACCCAGGGCAGCTGCGAGGACAGCGAACTGGTGCTTCCCATTGAAGGCCTCAACCGGGCGGCCTTGCAGGAAACCGTGCGCAAGACCACCCCCAAAGGGGCCACCCCCATAGCTTTCTCATTGCTCAAAGCTGCAGAAGATTTCTCCAACGATGCAAGCAAGAAGTTGATCGTGCTGGTGACAGACGGACAGGAGTCCTGCAAAGGTGACCTCAAAGCTGCCCTGGATGCCTTCAAGAAACGGGGCATTGATGTGGATTTGCGCATCGTGGGCATTGACCTGGATGAACGTGCAGTGCAGAGTTTTCAGGGGCTGGGCACCATCGAAAATGCCCGCAGTGCAGGCACACTGGCAGCAGCCCTCGGGCGTGCTGTGGAAACAGTGGCCCGCGCCGAAGACCGCACCTACCCCATCACTGTGCAACTGACCCGTGATGGTCAACCCGATCCCGGAGGCAGTCGGGTCTACCTGACCAACACCGTGGAGCGCACCCGCAAATACGACTTGAGGCCCACCGCTCAGGCTGGGGAATACACCGCGACTGTTCCAGCAGGCAGCTATGAAGCCACAGTGGAAAGCCCCGGGCAGGAGCGGCGGGTTTACTCCGGAATCAATGTGAATGTGGGTGCAGAAAACCGCTTCAGCTTTGAGACCCGCAAGCTGGACAACAAAGTCAAATTGACCCTCGGCAGCACCACGCCTCTGGCAGGCAGCAAGCTGGAAGTGCAGTATTCTGGGGCACCAGAGCTGGGAGAAGGCTGGATTGCCCTCACCACCGAAGATGCTGCAGAAGGAAGCTACCTGAACTGGGAAGCGGCAGAAGGTGCTTCGGGTAAGGTACAGTTCACGGTTCCAGAGGTCATCCAGGCCTACGTTCTGCGCTACCATTTCCCCAACCCGGATGGCAGCCTGCAAACGCTGGGACAGAGTGCCCCCTTCACCCCACGCAAGGCTGAAGTCAGTGTGAAAGTTCCGGCAGAAGTGCTGAGCGGACAGGATTTTGCTGTGGAATGGAAGGGACCGGCCAACGAAGGGGATTACCTGACCGTGGTTCCAGAAAATGCCCCGGAAGGCACGTACACCCAGTACTTCTATGCTGGCCCCAATGCTGAAAACCAGCTGCCCGCACCTGTAGAAGCAGGCACCTTTGAAGTGCGCTACATTTCCGGGCAGGGCAACACGCTGGCCAGTGCCCCCCTGAAAGTCAAACTGGATGCTTACTCGGTTTCAGGGCCATCAGAAGCGGTGGCAGGTTCCCTGATCACCGTGGGCTGGAAAGGGGGAGGGGCAAACGGAGATTACGTGACGGTGGTGCGTGCAGGGGCAGATGATCGGGCTTACACCGATTACGCGTACACCAAAGACAAACCCGACCAGAAAGCAGAATTGAAGACCCCTGTGCAGCCCGGAGAATACGAAATCCGCTACAACACCGAACGCGGCAAGGTGTACGCCAGGGCCAAACTGACCCTGAAAGCAGGCACTTACGGCCTGACCTTCCCTGCAGAGGTGATTGCAGGCAGCAACCTGACCCTCCAGTGGACAGGACCGAACAACCCCGGAGATTACATCACCATTGTTCCCAAATCTGCCCAGGACGGCCAGTACATGAAATACGCCTACACCAGCAGCGGAAACCCTCTGGAGGTGGGCACCCCCGGCACCCCCGGAGATGCAGAAGTGCGTTACATGAGTGAATCGGGCAATGTGGTGCTGTACCGCAAGGCCCTGAAGCTGACGGCGGCCAAGTACGACCTGAAGTTCCCTGCTTCCATGCAGGCCGGAGGTCATGTTTCCATCCAGTGGACGGGGCCGAACAACCCCGGAGATTACATCACCATTGTCCCTAAAAATGCGCAGGACGGACAATACGGCGTTTATGCTTATACCGACCAGAACCCCATTGTTTTGCAACTTCCTCGCACGGCAGGGGAATACGAGATTCGTTATATGAACGATCAGCAGGGAAACATCGTGGTGTTCCGCAAACCGTTCACCCTCACCGCGCCCAGAGCGACCCTGAAAGCACCCGCTTCTGTGAATGCCGGGGCAATGTTCACCCTGAACTGGACCGGTCCAGCAGGAGATGGGGATGCCATTTTCATCGTGAAGAAAGGGGCACCCCAGGACGCCAGAGACTTCGGGTTTGACCTGACCGAGGGCGGGCAGGTGGAGGCTTCTGCCCCTGAAACCCCTGGCACCTACGAAATCCGTTACCTGACAGGTGAAGGTCAGGTGCTGGTCAGCATCCCCCTTATTGTGAAGTAA